The proteins below come from a single uncultured Carboxylicivirga sp. genomic window:
- a CDS encoding glutaminyl-peptide cyclotransferase, whose amino-acid sequence MKRFRKLIPVIVVVTLAGCSVLLKTRSIKNNSDRIVFTNNDTLIFKTFSKKNKIDSVVLNDDVFIVGKYTFQFPLSDLNGGIHQFDWSFNLSNGKVKRISKEFLIVADSAPKTIVIDDYKKVKHNTSLFTQGLEFYNDVLYESAGKYGESTINIINHQTGDIIKRQKLKNNLFAEGLTFVNHTINLLTWKEGSIIKFDSDLNLLTQADYHREGWGLCSDGENLIASDGSEHLYLINPATLNVIRELVVFNHEGTIDQLNELEWINGYVMANVWGKDYIVIIDPVTGVVVYKIDFANIIQKYNLQSEGTLNGIAYNKLQQEIYLTGKNWSYYFIISLPKELQLRNK is encoded by the coding sequence ATGAAAAGGTTTAGAAAATTAATTCCGGTCATTGTTGTGGTAACTTTGGCCGGTTGTAGTGTATTACTTAAGACTAGAAGTATTAAAAACAATTCCGATCGAATAGTTTTTACAAACAACGACACACTTATTTTTAAAACCTTTTCAAAGAAAAACAAGATTGATTCGGTTGTTTTAAATGATGATGTTTTTATTGTAGGGAAATATACTTTTCAATTTCCATTAAGCGATTTAAATGGTGGAATACATCAGTTTGACTGGAGTTTTAACTTATCGAATGGTAAAGTAAAAAGGATTAGTAAAGAATTCCTGATAGTAGCAGACTCTGCACCTAAAACGATTGTAATCGATGATTATAAAAAGGTGAAGCATAATACATCATTATTCACGCAAGGACTAGAGTTTTACAATGATGTTCTATACGAATCAGCTGGTAAGTATGGTGAATCAACTATCAATATAATTAACCATCAAACAGGTGATATTATTAAGCGGCAGAAGTTAAAGAATAACCTGTTTGCCGAAGGGCTTACTTTTGTAAATCATACAATAAATCTACTTACCTGGAAGGAAGGTAGTATTATAAAATTTGATTCTGACCTCAATTTACTTACTCAAGCAGATTATCATCGTGAGGGCTGGGGGCTTTGTTCTGATGGAGAAAATTTAATTGCTTCTGATGGATCTGAACATCTGTATCTCATCAATCCTGCAACATTGAATGTAATTAGAGAGCTTGTGGTATTTAACCATGAAGGAACAATCGATCAGCTTAATGAGTTAGAATGGATCAATGGATATGTAATGGCTAATGTTTGGGGAAAGGATTATATTGTGATTATTGATCCTGTAACAGGAGTTGTTGTTTACAAAATTGATTTTGCAAATATCATACAGAAATACAATTTGCAAAGTGAAGGTACCTTAAATGGTATTGCATATAATAAACTACAGCAAGAGATATATCTGACAGGAAAAAATTGGTCTTATTATTTTATAATTTCTCTTCCCAAAGAGCTTCAATTGCGCAATAAATGA